A section of the Thermotoga caldifontis AZM44c09 genome encodes:
- the rnpA gene encoding ribonuclease P protein component encodes METGGLNLYSFPRQERLRLKRDFDRVFREGLSLQSDFFTVIYLKNGLDFNRIAIVVRKKLGKAHDRNRIKRWIRESYRQMKPELPRGYDIVVIPRKTLSEILDRIDYHVIRNELGELLKRIGA; translated from the coding sequence ATGGAGACTGGCGGTTTGAATCTTTACTCTTTCCCCCGCCAAGAAAGGCTCAGGCTGAAGCGAGATTTCGACAGGGTTTTCCGAGAGGGATTGTCGTTGCAAAGCGATTTTTTCACGGTAATATACCTGAAGAACGGCTTGGATTTCAACAGAATAGCGATCGTTGTGAGAAAAAAACTTGGCAAAGCCCACGACAGGAACAGGATAAAGCGCTGGATCAGGGAAAGCTACAGGCAGATGAAACCGGAACTTCCCAGAGGTTACGATATCGTGGTGATCCCGCGGAAAACCCTGTCCGAAATTCTCGACAGAATCGATTATCACGTGATAAGAAACGAACTTGGAGAGCTGTTGAAGAGGATCGGCGCATGA
- a CDS encoding branched-chain amino acid ABC transporter permease, whose amino-acid sequence MTDFFQHLVNALSLGGIYALIAIGYTMVYGILRLINFAHGDIFTYGIYFAFYGVSLFLLPWWVAFILSIFLTAFLGALVERIAYRPLRDAPRISALITAIGVSFFLQNFATVVFGGRAKSFNPQTGMYPTFFLNVLNIAGVKLRVLSLITLGTIAVSLLVLVWIVYRTKVGMAMRAISKDIPTTRLMGVNADRIITFTFMIGSALAAVGGLLWAMTYPQVYPFTGVIPGLKAFIAAVVGGIGSIQGAMVGGFVLGISEIMIVAFLPSIAGYRDAIAYAILLFVLLVRPSGIFGVEVSEKV is encoded by the coding sequence CTGACGGACTTTTTCCAGCACCTTGTCAACGCTCTGTCACTCGGAGGAATCTACGCGCTCATCGCCATCGGTTACACGATGGTGTATGGAATTCTCAGGCTCATCAACTTCGCACACGGTGACATATTCACTTACGGAATTTATTTCGCCTTCTACGGTGTTTCACTTTTTCTCCTTCCCTGGTGGGTCGCGTTCATTCTTTCTATCTTTCTTACAGCATTTCTGGGAGCACTCGTGGAAAGAATAGCTTACAGGCCTTTGAGAGACGCCCCGAGGATCTCCGCGCTCATAACGGCCATAGGTGTGTCTTTCTTCTTGCAGAACTTTGCCACGGTCGTTTTTGGGGGCCGGGCAAAATCTTTCAACCCACAGACAGGAATGTATCCGACCTTCTTTCTGAACGTTTTGAACATAGCAGGTGTGAAACTGAGGGTTCTTTCTCTGATCACACTTGGCACAATCGCTGTGTCTTTGTTGGTCCTCGTGTGGATCGTCTACAGAACGAAAGTTGGTATGGCGATGAGGGCGATATCGAAAGACATACCGACCACACGCCTGATGGGTGTGAACGCTGACAGAATCATAACCTTCACCTTCATGATAGGTTCTGCTTTGGCCGCCGTGGGAGGACTTCTCTGGGCCATGACCTACCCGCAGGTTTATCCTTTCACCGGTGTGATACCGGGTTTGAAGGCCTTCATCGCAGCCGTGGTGGGGGGCATAGGGAGCATTCAGGGAGCGATGGTCGGTGGCTTCGTGCTCGGTATCAGTGAGATCATGATCGTTGCTTTCCTCCCCTCCATAGCAGGGTACAGGGACGCGATCGCTTACGCCATCCTCCTCTTCGTGTTGCTCGTGAGACCGAGCGGTATATTTGGAGTGGAAGTTTCCGAAAAGGTGTGA
- a CDS encoding ABC transporter ATP-binding protein, giving the protein MNDVVLSVENLHVHYGNIHAVKGISLHVKKGQIVTLIGANGAGKSTTLKAIMNLVKKSSGKVIFNGNDITKLPTHEIVLAGISLVPEGRRIFPNLTVYENLMMAAYSRKNKDEIEKDLEFVFSLFPRLKERLKQPGGTLSGGEQQMLALARGLMSRPKLLMLDEPSLGLAPLLVKEVFDVIKKIREEGVTVLLIEQNALGALKIADYGYVLETGRIVLEDEAVKLLNNEGVKKAYLGIA; this is encoded by the coding sequence ATGAACGATGTGGTCCTGTCTGTCGAAAACCTCCACGTTCATTACGGAAACATCCATGCGGTGAAGGGCATCTCCTTGCACGTGAAAAAGGGTCAGATCGTGACGCTCATCGGTGCCAATGGAGCCGGTAAGAGTACGACGTTGAAGGCCATCATGAACTTAGTGAAGAAGAGTTCGGGCAAGGTGATCTTCAACGGAAACGATATAACGAAACTTCCCACGCACGAAATAGTGCTGGCGGGAATAAGTCTGGTTCCGGAAGGACGACGGATCTTCCCAAACCTTACCGTCTACGAAAATCTCATGATGGCTGCCTATTCACGGAAGAACAAAGACGAGATCGAGAAGGATCTGGAATTTGTCTTCTCTCTGTTTCCGAGGTTGAAGGAACGACTGAAACAGCCAGGTGGTACGCTGTCCGGCGGGGAGCAACAGATGCTCGCGCTCGCGAGAGGCTTGATGAGCCGTCCAAAACTCCTCATGCTCGATGAACCTTCGCTCGGTCTGGCGCCGCTGCTCGTCAAAGAAGTGTTCGACGTTATAAAAAAGATACGGGAAGAGGGTGTCACGGTTCTGTTGATCGAACAGAACGCACTGGGCGCACTGAAGATCGCAGATTACGGATACGTGCTCGAAACGGGTCGCATTGTTCTCGAAGATGAGGCTGTGAAACTTTTGAACAACGAAGGGGTCAAGAAAGCTTACCTGGGCATCGCATGA
- a CDS encoding branched-chain amino acid ABC transporter permease, translated as MEVRLSVRTKIVLTLILIFAIGALLVLANHKASDYVVLILNLMAINIIFAVSLNLINGITGIFSLGHAGFIAIGAYTSVLLTLPVQQKEMSYLIKPVIPPFDRIQLPFLPSVLIAGLAAAAFGYVVAAPSLRLIGDYLAIATLGLGETIRIIANNAWSITNGALGLKGIPQYTNLYWSWAWALVTVCFIVSLVKSSYGRALKAIREDVIAAKAMGINVFSHQVMSFVVGSFFAGVGGALWAHLITTIDPKSFTFTKTFEILIMVVLGGLGSISGSIIGAAIYTVGLEFLRILESPFKIWFIKFPGIPGMRMVVLAVILIVLMLFWQRGIMGRSELSWEMFFSLFSRLKRGGRK; from the coding sequence ATGGAAGTGAGGCTGTCAGTGAGAACCAAGATCGTTCTGACTTTGATTCTGATCTTCGCCATCGGCGCGTTGCTCGTGCTGGCGAACCACAAAGCGAGCGACTACGTGGTTCTGATTTTGAATTTGATGGCGATCAACATCATCTTTGCCGTGTCGCTCAACCTCATCAACGGGATCACGGGTATATTCTCCCTCGGCCACGCCGGTTTCATCGCCATCGGTGCTTACACCTCGGTGCTTCTGACTTTGCCCGTCCAGCAGAAAGAGATGAGCTATCTCATAAAGCCTGTCATTCCTCCGTTCGACAGGATCCAGTTGCCGTTCTTACCGTCTGTTCTGATCGCGGGTCTGGCTGCCGCAGCGTTCGGATACGTCGTTGCCGCGCCGTCTCTCAGATTGATTGGAGATTACCTCGCGATAGCGACTTTAGGCCTGGGTGAGACCATACGCATCATCGCGAACAACGCCTGGTCCATCACCAACGGTGCACTCGGTCTGAAAGGAATTCCACAGTACACCAACCTTTACTGGTCCTGGGCATGGGCTCTGGTGACGGTGTGTTTCATTGTGAGCCTCGTGAAGAGTTCGTACGGAAGGGCGTTGAAAGCGATCAGGGAGGATGTCATCGCTGCGAAGGCGATGGGTATAAACGTTTTCTCACATCAAGTCATGAGTTTTGTCGTGGGCTCGTTTTTTGCGGGTGTTGGGGGTGCGCTGTGGGCACATTTGATAACGACCATAGACCCAAAATCCTTCACCTTCACCAAAACGTTCGAGATACTCATCATGGTCGTCCTCGGTGGGCTCGGGAGCATAAGTGGTTCGATCATCGGTGCGGCCATCTACACCGTGGGGCTGGAATTCCTCCGAATTCTGGAAAGCCCGTTCAAGATCTGGTTCATCAAGTTTCCAGGGATACCGGGTATGAGGATGGTAGTGCTCGCGGTCATATTGATAGTGCTCATGCTCTTCTGGCAGAGAGGCATCATGGGTAGAAGCGAGCTCAGCTGGGAGATGTTCTTTTCGCTGTTCTCGAGATTGAAGCGAGGTGGCAGAAAATGA
- the yidC gene encoding membrane protein insertase YidC — protein MDLKKLLIALILTFALSVTFSQNEIKVTYLPGGIKVQTRFAEYEFDQNGNLANVYLTVERRVHVFERDNDGFDLLSEDGTALIAAAEAQLFGQQTGTNVYRGDLVLTYDYGDVKRSYVFRNVPEYVIEVKIETKRPLIVHLPRVWFADNDRTVKDYFISLAPKTRTLSLVKTNSQKIVSNTVRIETDTTLIFHMGPYKRVFLSKLFPEDYDELVAVIKTIPGSSVWYDPVFYPLVWFFWWLFRLTKNFGWAIILFTVVVRFALYPLYHAQTKSMIKMRKLQPKIEMIRKKYKDPAKQQEELLKAYREEGVNPASGCLMLVVQLPIFFLLYAVIRYFQEEIAFNGRFLIWPDLSKGGFSANAIFILITIVASYYNTLITSQDTRSAWQGIIMSVAFTLLFVGLPSGLFLYFTTNTVIQFLVTYYIYKRYKIKGISTRELLGLRPKG, from the coding sequence ATCGACTTGAAGAAGCTTCTCATCGCCTTGATTCTGACCTTTGCTCTTTCTGTCACGTTCTCCCAGAACGAGATAAAAGTTACGTACCTGCCGGGTGGGATAAAGGTTCAGACCCGTTTCGCAGAGTACGAGTTCGATCAGAACGGAAACCTTGCGAACGTGTATCTCACGGTGGAGCGAAGAGTTCACGTCTTCGAGAGGGACAATGACGGTTTTGACCTCTTGAGCGAGGATGGTACTGCCCTCATTGCTGCTGCTGAGGCACAACTCTTCGGCCAGCAGACTGGTACGAACGTGTACAGAGGTGATCTTGTCCTCACCTATGACTATGGTGATGTGAAAAGAAGCTACGTGTTTCGAAACGTTCCAGAGTACGTCATCGAGGTGAAGATAGAGACCAAAAGGCCCCTGATCGTTCACTTACCGCGTGTCTGGTTCGCCGACAACGACAGAACGGTTAAAGATTACTTCATATCTCTCGCCCCGAAGACAAGAACGCTGAGTTTGGTGAAGACAAACTCGCAGAAGATCGTTTCTAACACCGTCCGAATCGAGACTGATACCACCCTGATCTTCCACATGGGACCGTACAAGAGGGTGTTCCTCAGCAAACTCTTTCCTGAGGATTACGATGAGCTCGTTGCTGTCATCAAAACCATCCCGGGTTCTTCTGTGTGGTACGACCCAGTTTTTTATCCGCTCGTGTGGTTCTTCTGGTGGCTGTTCCGGCTCACGAAGAACTTCGGCTGGGCGATCATCCTGTTCACTGTCGTTGTGAGGTTTGCACTTTACCCACTTTACCATGCTCAGACCAAGTCGATGATAAAGATGCGCAAGTTACAGCCGAAGATAGAAATGATACGCAAGAAGTACAAGGACCCAGCCAAACAACAGGAAGAACTTCTGAAGGCGTACAGAGAAGAAGGGGTGAACCCCGCGAGCGGTTGTCTCATGCTCGTCGTACAGCTTCCGATATTCTTCCTGCTCTACGCCGTCATACGTTATTTCCAGGAGGAAATAGCGTTCAACGGCCGATTCCTGATCTGGCCCGATCTGTCTAAGGGAGGGTTCTCGGCCAACGCGATCTTCATATTGATCACGATCGTGGCGAGTTACTACAACACGCTCATCACGAGTCAGGATACCAGATCGGCCTGGCAGGGGATCATCATGTCTGTGGCGTTCACGTTGCTGTTCGTGGGACTGCCGAGCGGTCTGTTCCTTTACTTCACAACCAACACCGTGATTCAGTTCCTCGTGACTTATTACATATACAAGCGTTACAAGATCAAAGGAATAAGTACGCGCGAACTTCTTGGTTTGCGACCCAAGGGGTGA
- a CDS encoding ABC transporter ATP-binding protein: protein MSGVILELKNVTKRFGGLTAVDRFTGYVKNGELLGLIGPNGAGKTTLFNLITGMYEPDEGEILFSGHRLNGLKPHQVTRLGIARTFQNIRLFSDMSVLENVMVAQHCKLRSTLSMFGFVFKTPSALKFERQVRMRSEKLLEKVGLLHLASEKASALPYGLQRKLEIARALATEPKLLLLDEPAAGMNPQETSELMVFIKTIRDEFNLSIIVIEHDMKVIMGICERIYVMDYGKLIAEGTPKEIQSNPLVIKAYLGEEVLV, encoded by the coding sequence ATGAGCGGAGTCATACTCGAACTCAAGAACGTCACGAAACGTTTTGGCGGTTTGACGGCCGTCGACAGGTTCACCGGATACGTTAAGAATGGGGAACTGCTCGGTCTCATAGGACCGAACGGGGCGGGAAAAACCACACTGTTCAATCTGATCACCGGTATGTACGAACCGGATGAAGGTGAGATCCTCTTTTCAGGTCACAGGTTGAATGGATTAAAACCCCATCAGGTGACGCGACTCGGTATAGCCAGGACCTTTCAGAATATAAGGTTGTTCTCCGATATGAGTGTTCTCGAGAACGTCATGGTGGCGCAGCATTGCAAGCTCCGCAGCACGCTTTCGATGTTCGGTTTCGTCTTCAAGACCCCGTCCGCCCTCAAGTTTGAGAGACAGGTCAGGATGCGGTCCGAAAAGCTTTTGGAAAAGGTGGGTTTGTTACACCTCGCCAGCGAAAAAGCGAGCGCCCTTCCTTACGGTTTGCAACGTAAACTGGAAATAGCGCGGGCACTCGCCACGGAACCGAAACTCCTTTTGCTCGACGAACCTGCGGCGGGTATGAACCCACAGGAAACGTCCGAGCTGATGGTGTTCATAAAGACGATAAGGGACGAGTTCAACCTCAGCATAATCGTGATAGAGCACGACATGAAGGTCATCATGGGTATATGTGAGAGGATCTACGTCATGGATTACGGCAAACTCATCGCGGAAGGGACGCCGAAAGAGATACAGTCAAACCCCTTGGTCATCAAGGCGTACCTGGGCGAGGAGGTGCTCGTATGA
- the yidD gene encoding membrane protein insertion efficiency factor YidD — protein MRKLVVSCIRFYQKYISPLKPPTCRFTPTCSTYAIEAIEKFGVIKGLILAGWRILRCNPLSAGGEDPVPDKFTLRRRST, from the coding sequence ATGAGAAAGCTCGTAGTGAGCTGTATAAGGTTCTATCAAAAGTACATCTCTCCGCTGAAACCTCCCACGTGCAGGTTCACTCCGACCTGCTCGACTTATGCTATTGAAGCGATCGAGAAATTTGGAGTGATCAAAGGATTAATCCTTGCCGGCTGGCGAATACTCAGGTGTAACCCTTTGAGTGCAGGTGGAGAAGATCCGGTACCGGACAAATTCACACTGAGGAGGAGATCGACTTGA
- a CDS encoding ABC transporter substrate-binding protein has translation MRRYVSLVVLLISAALIFAAEITEVRIGAGWEMTGPIAGFGQMSWDGVKLAMKLRPTVKIQGKEIPVNVILLDNKGDKAEAANVARRLIDVEKVCVILGPCTSSCALAAGAIAEQKQVPLVTNTATNPLVTQNRRFIFRACFVDTLQGELLAKFAWENLKARNVAIMVDVAQDYVVGLANYFKRAFAKYGGKFFEAYYNTGDQDFSAQLTYVLSRNPDLIFMPGYYAEIALMCKQARELGFTGNFLAGDGADAPELLQIGGKFVEGLCYTTYFHQDADLSPKTKPFVEAYVKEYGRRPDAFGALAFDAYNLVLDAIERAQSVDPVAIRDALAATQNFEGVAGTISYPPDSGDPIKPAVIIQIRNGKPELLTVVRP, from the coding sequence GTGCGTAGGTACGTTTCACTCGTTGTATTGTTGATTTCCGCCGCACTCATCTTTGCCGCTGAGATCACGGAAGTCAGGATCGGTGCAGGTTGGGAGATGACTGGTCCCATCGCAGGGTTCGGGCAGATGTCCTGGGACGGTGTGAAACTGGCGATGAAGCTCAGGCCGACCGTGAAGATTCAGGGCAAGGAAATACCTGTCAACGTCATTCTGCTCGACAACAAGGGTGACAAAGCCGAAGCCGCGAACGTTGCGAGAAGGCTCATCGATGTCGAGAAGGTATGCGTGATACTCGGCCCCTGCACCAGCTCGTGTGCGCTCGCAGCAGGTGCCATAGCCGAGCAGAAACAGGTGCCCCTGGTGACCAACACCGCAACGAACCCTCTGGTGACACAGAACAGACGTTTCATTTTCAGAGCATGCTTCGTTGACACACTCCAGGGGGAGCTTCTCGCCAAATTCGCGTGGGAAAATCTGAAAGCTCGTAACGTCGCCATCATGGTCGATGTCGCCCAGGATTACGTCGTGGGTCTGGCGAACTACTTCAAACGCGCGTTTGCAAAGTACGGTGGTAAATTCTTTGAAGCTTACTACAACACGGGAGATCAGGACTTCTCAGCCCAGCTCACCTACGTTCTCTCCAGAAATCCAGATCTCATATTCATGCCTGGCTATTACGCTGAAATCGCGCTCATGTGCAAGCAGGCCAGGGAACTCGGTTTCACGGGTAACTTCCTCGCGGGTGATGGGGCGGACGCGCCAGAACTCTTACAGATTGGAGGTAAATTCGTCGAAGGTTTGTGCTACACCACGTACTTCCACCAGGATGCCGATCTTTCTCCAAAGACGAAGCCGTTCGTGGAAGCCTACGTGAAGGAGTATGGAAGAAGACCAGACGCTTTTGGAGCACTCGCGTTCGATGCATACAACCTGGTGCTCGATGCGATAGAGAGGGCACAGTCTGTGGACCCAGTGGCGATAAGAGACGCGCTGGCAGCCACCCAGAACTTTGAAGGTGTCGCCGGTACGATCAGCTACCCACCCGATTCCGGTGATCCCATCAAACCGGCGGTCATAATCCAGATAAGGAATGGAAAACCGGAACTGCTCACTGTGGTGAGACCGTAA
- a CDS encoding DegV family protein, which yields MKKIKIVLDSTSDVPRGWIEKFDLAVIPLHVTWPDGSQEDDTRDLKEIQDFYERISKAKDLPKSSQPSVGEFLDLYRKLKNEGYEEIIVMTISTALSGTYDSALQAAKQFDLPVQVIDTKLASAAMPLPARRARELEKEGKTTEEIVKIIEDDLKKGRYKAIFYVSNFDFLVKGGRVTKLQGFFGTLLNIHVGVFINEEGKLIPFEKARGQKRAQEMLIKKALSMVPAGKKVRLLMVDANERESAKTLLEMLKQHYEVLDAEFTEMGKVITTHVGPGTAGFGMEVIE from the coding sequence ATGAAGAAGATCAAGATCGTTCTGGACAGCACTTCCGATGTACCCAGAGGTTGGATTGAAAAGTTCGACCTTGCGGTGATCCCTCTGCACGTGACGTGGCCGGACGGTAGTCAGGAAGACGATACCAGGGATCTGAAAGAGATTCAAGACTTTTACGAACGTATATCCAAAGCGAAAGATCTTCCTAAGAGTTCTCAACCCTCCGTGGGTGAGTTTCTCGATCTTTACAGGAAGTTGAAAAACGAAGGCTACGAGGAGATCATCGTCATGACGATCTCCACAGCATTGTCTGGAACTTACGATTCTGCCCTGCAGGCTGCAAAACAGTTCGATCTACCCGTGCAGGTGATAGACACCAAACTCGCCTCCGCGGCGATGCCGTTGCCTGCCAGGAGGGCGAGAGAACTCGAAAAGGAAGGTAAAACGACGGAAGAAATCGTGAAGATCATCGAGGATGATCTGAAGAAAGGCCGGTACAAGGCGATCTTCTATGTTTCGAATTTCGATTTTCTCGTGAAAGGAGGCAGGGTGACGAAGCTTCAGGGATTCTTCGGCACCTTGCTGAACATACACGTCGGCGTTTTCATAAACGAAGAAGGTAAACTGATCCCGTTCGAGAAGGCACGTGGACAGAAGAGGGCTCAGGAGATGCTCATCAAAAAAGCCCTGAGCATGGTACCGGCCGGCAAGAAGGTTCGCTTGCTCATGGTGGATGCGAACGAGCGTGAGAGCGCCAAAACGCTGCTGGAGATGCTCAAGCAACATTACGAGGTGCTCGATGCCGAGTTCACAGAAATGGGTAAGGTCATCACCACGCACGTTGGTCCCGGCACGGCGGGTTTCGGTATGGAGGTCATCGAATGA
- the jag gene encoding RNA-binding cell elongation regulator Jag/EloR — translation MKTVKISAPTVEEALRKAIECYDLREGEYEYTVIEKGSKGLFGLFAKNAEIEISFKADYFVRKLQEFLTNILSVCGNVNVKVSCSNRRFLVELEGEDIGKLIGKHGKTLAALQHIAMIYLNRMSDTKLLVSIDAGEYKKKRKKNLENVIKQAIQRVKLTKGKVVLDPMFAFERRIVHEMVKQHRNLKSYSIGVEPYRKVVIEYSSNGKDEDSQSD, via the coding sequence GTGAAAACGGTTAAAATCAGTGCGCCAACGGTTGAAGAAGCCTTGCGGAAGGCGATAGAGTGTTACGATCTTCGAGAAGGCGAGTACGAGTACACCGTGATAGAAAAAGGGTCGAAGGGACTGTTCGGTCTGTTCGCTAAGAACGCGGAGATAGAGATCAGCTTCAAGGCCGATTACTTCGTTCGGAAGCTCCAAGAGTTTCTCACGAACATCCTGAGCGTCTGTGGGAACGTGAACGTTAAGGTGTCCTGTTCGAACAGAAGGTTTCTGGTCGAGCTCGAGGGAGAGGACATCGGCAAGCTCATAGGCAAACACGGTAAGACCCTCGCGGCACTTCAACACATCGCAATGATCTATTTGAACAGGATGAGCGATACCAAGCTTCTGGTTTCGATAGACGCAGGCGAGTACAAGAAGAAGCGAAAGAAGAACCTGGAAAATGTTATCAAACAGGCGATACAGCGGGTGAAACTCACCAAGGGAAAAGTGGTACTCGATCCCATGTTCGCGTTCGAGCGCAGGATAGTCCACGAGATGGTGAAACAACACAGGAACTTGAAAAGTTACTCGATCGGTGTTGAGCCGTATCGAAAAGTGGTCATCGAGTACAGTTCTAACGGAAAAGACGAAGATTCACAGAGCGATTAA
- a CDS encoding methyl-accepting chemotaxis protein, which produces MPHRKSIAVKMFLLLLPIIAGLLIVGNVLSYFRIKTTVNQLSGSNLEDLARSYALILSSKVGSYRNAAISLANTPMLRPALKLALQMAGRVITNVLGTEKEKLPSEVLKCFVVFPEGSFFTEAMEGEEIFVSRELVECVTDQTKIVVKKIDVLHSEPVVLFSAPIVEGGKVLAAAGVAVELSWLDRAIADLPSKNLNIVLTDPQGSILSHSSQPELRFTALSKLGLQASKKLSKQRSVSEDVYLLSTDVPNTDWQLHLVAPAALIDAPANSLRLFVLVTVSLVLAVSSLIVWLIASRLSSRVRQLLPVFEALKGGDLTRHSPHLGEDEIGKLSQHLNDVIRSLKELVNVSKDSAELVSQTAEQVRDFSAREKDQIQHLQRIFNAVGSNIKNVAATFEEVNASMEELGASVRDLAEKAGQLLEDATRMKQSISDGNELIVDVSRQVQTAFELSSRAQADIDELKAISERIGQITEVISNISEQTNLLALNASIEAARAGEAGRGFAVVAEEIRKLASQTKGSVQQINELLANTNRTILTVVQSVSSLRQAVLHVHNRQKELSDLLEQIWHKLQRTVETFQLVAETIRQHGVSAEEVSRASNNAFEAVARISEEASKTQELVDERQKAVQHLERAVEELIKSILQLRQKLDSFVTG; this is translated from the coding sequence ATGCCCCACAGAAAGAGCATAGCTGTGAAGATGTTTCTCCTCCTGCTGCCGATCATCGCTGGACTTCTCATCGTTGGAAACGTGCTCTCCTACTTCAGAATCAAAACGACCGTGAACCAGCTGAGCGGGTCGAACCTGGAGGACTTGGCCCGTTCTTACGCGCTCATACTGTCTTCGAAAGTGGGATCATACAGGAACGCGGCGATCTCTCTCGCCAACACGCCGATGCTGCGTCCCGCGCTGAAGCTCGCTTTGCAGATGGCGGGCAGAGTCATCACGAACGTTCTCGGCACAGAGAAGGAAAAACTGCCCAGCGAAGTGCTCAAATGTTTTGTGGTGTTTCCGGAAGGAAGTTTCTTCACCGAGGCAATGGAAGGTGAGGAAATATTTGTCTCGCGAGAACTCGTTGAGTGTGTGACAGACCAGACGAAGATCGTGGTGAAAAAGATAGACGTTTTACACTCCGAACCTGTCGTGTTGTTTTCTGCTCCGATAGTGGAAGGCGGAAAGGTTCTCGCAGCCGCTGGTGTGGCCGTCGAACTATCGTGGCTGGACAGAGCGATCGCAGATTTACCTTCGAAGAACCTCAACATTGTGTTGACCGATCCGCAGGGTTCGATCCTCTCGCACAGCAGTCAACCCGAATTGAGATTCACCGCACTGTCGAAACTTGGCTTGCAGGCGTCAAAAAAGCTGAGCAAGCAGAGGTCCGTCTCTGAAGATGTGTATCTGTTGAGCACGGACGTACCGAACACAGACTGGCAGTTGCATCTCGTCGCACCCGCCGCGCTGATAGACGCGCCCGCGAACTCGCTCAGATTGTTCGTGCTCGTCACAGTCTCACTGGTCCTCGCAGTCTCTTCATTGATCGTGTGGTTGATTGCCAGTCGTCTCAGTTCTCGGGTGAGACAGTTGCTGCCGGTCTTTGAGGCTCTGAAAGGCGGTGATCTGACGAGGCACAGTCCCCACCTCGGGGAGGACGAAATTGGAAAACTGTCGCAGCATCTGAACGATGTGATCAGAAGCTTGAAAGAACTGGTGAATGTTTCAAAGGACTCCGCCGAACTGGTTTCTCAGACGGCGGAACAAGTTCGTGACTTCAGCGCCCGTGAGAAGGATCAGATCCAGCACCTGCAACGGATATTCAACGCCGTGGGGTCGAACATAAAGAACGTGGCAGCCACCTTCGAGGAAGTGAACGCATCGATGGAGGAACTCGGTGCTTCCGTGAGGGATCTGGCTGAGAAAGCGGGTCAGTTGCTGGAAGATGCGACGCGCATGAAACAGAGTATATCGGATGGCAACGAATTGATAGTCGATGTGTCGAGGCAGGTTCAGACCGCTTTCGAACTGTCCTCGAGAGCACAGGCCGACATAGACGAGCTGAAAGCTATTTCTGAAAGGATAGGGCAAATAACGGAGGTTATAAGCAACATCTCTGAGCAAACGAATCTGCTGGCACTGAACGCGTCCATCGAAGCGGCCAGAGCCGGTGAGGCGGGAAGAGGTTTCGCCGTTGTGGCCGAGGAGATCAGAAAACTCGCCAGCCAGACGAAAGGTTCTGTGCAACAGATCAATGAACTGCTCGCGAACACGAACAGGACCATCCTCACCGTGGTTCAGTCGGTTTCATCGCTGCGTCAAGCGGTGTTGCACGTCCACAACAGGCAGAAGGAACTTTCAGATCTTTTAGAGCAGATCTGGCACAAACTGCAGAGGACCGTCGAGACCTTCCAGCTCGTGGCCGAAACGATCCGCCAGCACGGGGTTTCCGCCGAAGAGGTTTCACGCGCTTCGAACAACGCGTTCGAAGCCGTTGCGAGAATAAGCGAGGAAGCATCGAAAACGCAGGAGCTGGTGGACGAACGTCAAAAAGCCGTGCAACATCTGGAAAGAGCGGTGGAAGAACTGATAAAATCTATTTTGCAACTCAGACAAAAACTTGACTCTTTCGTGACGGGGTGA